From the Roseovarius sp. Pro17 genome, the window GCCGGGTCTGGCGGGCGCACGGCAATCGGGTCGGGCGTGTTGTCGGGGACAATCACGGCGACGGTTCTGGGCGTGCTATTCGTGCCCCTGTTCTTTGCGGTGATCGCACGGATGGGCCGCAAGAAGGATGTGTGAGGGTTGTGGCTAGGGTGATGGCTGCTTTGCGGACAAAGTGTGAATTCGCTGCGTTTGCGTCAATAACTGCTTCAAGAAAACCCACTGTTCAACAAACGTTTGATATCGGTGAAAAACTCCATCGCATCTTGCACCCGGACTCAGAATGCGAACAGCGTTCCAATCTGTTGGTTGTTTACCGCGAATACGGGCCTATCAGGTGACTTAGAAGACCAAGATTCTCACAACCGACGTTTCAAAACCGCATGGGCGAGTTTTTCACCGATATCGCTTGTTTTTGAACTTCCCCGTCTCAAAACAAAACCGCCCCTGTGCTGAACAGCATAGCGGTGGCCTATGGGGCTAATGCGGCGAACCGACCCTAGGCATCGATAGGCGCGCGCTACACTTACTTGCAGACAAATTTCGTCGTCATATGCAGGTGGCTCGCCGTCATATTAGTCGCAGGATTATGCCATGCGTAAGGCTCGCTTTTCTCGATGCTCTTGACCGTGTGACCCGTAGGGCATGCTCTTGCCATCGTTCCCAGATTGACCTTCTGCTGCCGCTCGATATTTGAATCAAGCGCGTTAATCTGATAGTTATAAATCTGGTAGACTGGCTGGCCCCCTTCAGTGCCGGCAAAGAGCTTCGCGCGCACGTCTTCGGTGGGCAAGTCCTCGCAAGCCGCGAGAAAAAAAGGTAAAAAAACGATGGTTTTAAAGAAACGTGGCATGTGCGATTTCCTGCTTAAGAGCCTTTGCTGAATTTGCGTTATTGTAGAAACCGGCGATCTGTCAATCTGAAAAATTGGCCCGCTTGAACAAGATTGAAACGCCGGTAAATTCTGGTCATTTCCATCACATTCGCTTACCCGCAGGGCTGCATTGCCAGCCTACTCATCTGTTCTTTTGCGCGGCAGTTTGCAACCCAGTCGCCCAGTCCCGCAAAGTGGTTGTTCGCGGGCAATCTCAAAACCCTCCCCTTTGGCACAAGCGAACACTACCCCGATTGAATCTGCCAAACACCCCGTTCAAAACCTATTTAGCTGTTGAAGGTTTTGGGGTCCCCTTGATAGCAGACATTAGCTGCATTGCATAAAATCGGTAAAGAGGGCTCGAAGCGGACCTTCGATACATCGTCGCCGTGCACGCGGTTTGAAGTACTGGAGCGTCTGGCAGGGAACGTGCTCACGCCACCTCCACCGCGCTCATATCCGTCAGCACTTCGGCGGCGATGCCGAAGGATTTCTGGCGCGCCTCTGCGTCGTGAATTTGGCCGGTCAGGATCATCTCATCGGGGGCATAGCGGTCCTTCAGCGCGGTCAATGCAGATCGCACCGACGCCTTTGACCCCACTGCCGACACGCGCAGCGCCTGATTGACGGCGCGGGTCATGTCGGGGCCGATTGCGGCCTCGATATCGTCCACCGGCGCAGGCAGTTTGCTGGGCTGGCCGGTGCGCAGGCGCGCGAACGCTTGCTGCATCGATGTGCGCAGATACGCGCCCTCGGCGTCTGTATCTGCGGCAAAGACGTTGGCGGCCAGCATGAAATAGGGCTGCTCAAGCTGCGCCGAGGGTTGGAACCGGTCGCGGTAGATCTGCAGAGCCTCATCCAGCGCGTCCGGCGCGAAATGCGAGGCGAATGCATAGGGCAGGCCCAGATGCGCGGCCAGTTGCGCGCCATAAAGGCTGCTGCCCAGAATCCAGATAGGGACATGCGTGCCCTGACCGGGATGGGCCGCGACCGGCGCATCGGGGCGGGCATCGCCAAGGTAGTTTATCAGTTCAACCACATCGTCGGGAAAGCGGTCCGCCTCAAGGCCCCGCCGCAAAGCGCGCGCTACGGCCATGTCACCGCCCGGCGCGCGGCCAAGGCCGAGGTCGATGCGGTTCGGGTGGATGGTGGCCAGCGTGCCGAACTGCTCGGCAATCGTGAGGGGCGCGTGATTGGGCAGCATGATCCCGCCCGCGCCGACGCGCATGGTCTGCGTGGCGTTTGCAATATGGCCGATCAGCACCGACGTCGCGGCGCTGGCGATGCCGGGCATGTTGTGATGCTCGGCCAGCCAATAGCGGTGATATCCCCAGCGCTCGGCCTTTTGGGCCAGCGCGACACTGTTGGCTATGGCAGTTGCGGCGTCCGACCCCTCGGGCACGGGCGCGAGATCCAGAGCTGAATATCGCATGTGTCACCTGTGTTCATTGTTCCTGCTTGATCTGGGCATCCGAAGGCAGTTTGGCAAGCGGAGGGCAGGGATAAGTCTGCGCAGGCG encodes:
- a CDS encoding LLM class flavin-dependent oxidoreductase; protein product: MRYSALDLAPVPEGSDAATAIANSVALAQKAERWGYHRYWLAEHHNMPGIASAATSVLIGHIANATQTMRVGAGGIMLPNHAPLTIAEQFGTLATIHPNRIDLGLGRAPGGDMAVARALRRGLEADRFPDDVVELINYLGDARPDAPVAAHPGQGTHVPIWILGSSLYGAQLAAHLGLPYAFASHFAPDALDEALQIYRDRFQPSAQLEQPYFMLAANVFAADTDAEGAYLRTSMQQAFARLRTGQPSKLPAPVDDIEAAIGPDMTRAVNQALRVSAVGSKASVRSALTALKDRYAPDEMILTGQIHDAEARQKSFGIAAEVLTDMSAVEVA